One segment of Pontibacter akesuensis DNA contains the following:
- a CDS encoding lysophospholipid acyltransferase family protein, with protein sequence MLYALLKFIYRLGLLVFFRRFETRNRHLMPSEGPLLVVCNHPNTFMDPVVTASLLRQQVYFIAKSTVFGSGLQRWLLRKMHLIPISRPEDNHGQPLQNEEAFAASFEALQQGKTLLIFPEGNSFNQRRLRKIKTGAARIALGAAAAHGPELNIRILPVGLNYSAPTRFRSDVFVNVGEPIAVSDFAAAYRDDGPAAVLALTEEIRQRLEALMVHTPTDAEDELVRQIEDIYKVQLSAMIPTAAPAHEHDFLLTRAIVKSINHFSQVAPERVAALRESIGSYQRQLKRLRLQDALLGKGSKAVFWQSIGGVLLLALGLPLYLYGLLHNYVPYTIPSKVAQAATKEEEWHAPVMLTVGMFTFPLFYALCAWLLSVWLSETDVGLVLYLFSLPLSGFFTLGYWNMLQRTQAHWVLLRLFFTRQDVVEQLRRQRKQIIAGLEQARLEYLQQPN encoded by the coding sequence ATGCTCTACGCCCTGCTTAAGTTTATTTACCGCCTAGGCCTGCTGGTGTTTTTCAGGAGGTTTGAGACACGAAACCGCCACCTGATGCCGTCAGAAGGGCCTTTGCTGGTAGTTTGCAACCACCCCAACACGTTCATGGACCCGGTTGTGACGGCATCGCTGTTGCGCCAGCAAGTATACTTTATTGCCAAAAGCACTGTTTTCGGCAGTGGTTTGCAGCGTTGGCTGTTGCGCAAGATGCACCTCATTCCCATCAGCCGCCCGGAGGATAACCACGGGCAGCCGCTCCAAAACGAAGAGGCTTTTGCGGCCAGCTTCGAGGCGCTGCAGCAGGGCAAAACACTGCTTATCTTCCCGGAGGGCAACAGCTTTAACCAGCGCCGCCTGCGCAAAATAAAGACCGGCGCTGCCCGCATTGCCCTTGGTGCCGCAGCGGCGCATGGTCCAGAACTCAACATCAGGATTCTGCCTGTGGGCCTGAACTACTCCGCCCCTACCCGCTTCCGCAGTGATGTGTTCGTAAATGTGGGCGAGCCAATCGCTGTCTCCGACTTTGCCGCCGCCTATCGCGACGACGGCCCGGCAGCCGTACTGGCCCTAACGGAAGAAATCCGGCAGCGGCTGGAGGCGCTCATGGTACATACGCCCACCGACGCGGAAGATGAACTGGTGCGGCAAATTGAGGACATCTACAAGGTGCAGCTTTCCGCCATGATACCTACTGCTGCGCCTGCCCATGAACACGACTTCCTGCTGACCCGAGCCATCGTGAAAAGTATTAACCATTTCAGCCAGGTGGCCCCGGAGCGGGTGGCGGCCTTGCGGGAAAGTATAGGCAGCTACCAACGGCAGCTAAAACGCCTGCGCCTGCAGGATGCGCTGTTGGGCAAAGGCAGCAAGGCGGTGTTCTGGCAAAGCATTGGCGGGGTACTCCTGCTGGCCCTAGGGCTGCCCCTGTACCTCTACGGGCTGCTCCACAACTACGTGCCCTACACCATTCCCTCTAAAGTAGCACAGGCAGCCACCAAGGAAGAGGAATGGCATGCGCCTGTTATGCTGACGGTGGGCATGTTCACATTTCCGCTTTTCTACGCGCTGTGCGCCTGGCTGCTGTCAGTTTGGCTGAGTGAAACGGATGTGGGGCTGGTATTATACCTGTTCAGCCTGCCGCTCAGTGGCTTCTTTACGCTTGGCTACTGGAACATGCTGCAGCGCACACAAGCACACTGGGTACTGCTGCGTTTGTTTTTCACGCGACAGGACGTGGTGGAGCAGCTGCGCCGGCAGCGGAAGCAGATAATTGCGGGGCTGGAGCAGGCAAGGCTCGAGTACCTGCAGCAGCCGAATTAG
- a CDS encoding DsbA family protein has translation MSKQKIFYVHDALCGWCYGMSPVIQQLYKEHGQDYGFEVISGGMIRGNNVRSISGMADYIRQAAPRLEQVTGAKLSEAYQSKILGEGTYISNSVPPAVALAILKEQLPEQQVPLAAAIQKLHFEEAKDLNEVESYLPVVQALGANEADFKQKFTDDAYEAKARKEFELVESWGINGFPAVVSEANGKLYLVARGYQPIGQLTAALERVQKEAFAGGA, from the coding sequence ATGAGCAAGCAAAAGATATTTTATGTGCATGATGCCCTGTGCGGCTGGTGTTACGGCATGAGCCCCGTGATTCAGCAGCTGTACAAGGAGCACGGGCAGGACTACGGTTTTGAAGTGATTAGCGGCGGCATGATCCGTGGCAACAATGTGCGCTCCATCAGCGGCATGGCCGATTATATCCGGCAGGCGGCGCCACGGCTGGAGCAGGTAACCGGTGCAAAGCTGAGTGAGGCCTACCAAAGCAAAATACTGGGCGAGGGCACCTACATCAGCAACTCTGTGCCTCCCGCCGTAGCGCTGGCCATACTAAAGGAGCAGCTCCCGGAGCAGCAGGTGCCTTTGGCGGCAGCTATTCAAAAGCTGCACTTTGAGGAGGCCAAAGACCTGAACGAGGTAGAGTCTTACCTGCCGGTGGTGCAGGCCTTAGGGGCAAACGAAGCTGACTTCAAACAGAAATTTACGGATGATGCCTATGAGGCGAAGGCCAGAAAAGAGTTTGAGCTGGTGGAGAGTTGGGGCATCAATGGCTTTCCGGCGGTGGTGTCGGAGGCAAACGGAAAGCTATACCTGGTGGCAAGAGGCTACCAGCCTATAGGGCAGCTGACGGCGGCGCTGGAGCGGGTGCAGAAAGAAGCGTTTGCGGGAGGAGCGTAA
- a CDS encoding phosphatase PAP2 family protein, translating into MKNIVVHRVRSATSWVLSQPAVGRFRENHPKVTAFLANRFNTKLFVGLPLTLVIVALVINMMLLTNLTESVMESEWVVVVDEQFTSFLYNMRQEWLSKLLYAVTTLGDQIAVFIIGGVVSAVLLARKKWVALFAFWLPLAGTGLSVRYGKTFISRERPADVAYYAVEHFSFPSGHSTTAIVLFGMIAFLLYRHFHKPWLRKLSVALAVILTLLVCFSRIYLGVHYLSDVLAGLLLGGAWLLVGISVMEVLLYRRRRRWRRTNI; encoded by the coding sequence ATGAAAAACATTGTCGTACATAGGGTCCGAAGCGCCACCAGTTGGGTCTTGAGCCAGCCGGCCGTGGGGCGGTTCCGGGAGAATCACCCGAAGGTCACGGCTTTTCTGGCCAACCGGTTTAACACAAAGCTTTTTGTGGGGCTGCCGCTTACGCTGGTCATCGTGGCGCTGGTCATCAACATGATGCTGCTCACTAACCTGACAGAGAGTGTGATGGAGTCGGAGTGGGTGGTGGTGGTGGATGAGCAGTTCACAAGTTTTCTATACAATATGCGGCAGGAATGGCTAAGCAAGCTGCTGTATGCCGTCACCACGCTGGGCGACCAGATCGCGGTGTTCATTATTGGCGGTGTTGTGTCGGCGGTTTTGCTGGCCCGGAAAAAGTGGGTGGCGCTGTTTGCCTTCTGGCTTCCGCTGGCTGGTACGGGGCTCTCGGTCCGGTACGGCAAAACCTTCATCAGCCGGGAGCGCCCCGCCGATGTGGCCTACTATGCAGTAGAGCATTTCTCTTTCCCCAGCGGCCACTCTACCACGGCCATTGTGCTGTTCGGGATGATCGCCTTCTTGCTTTACCGCCATTTTCATAAACCATGGCTGCGGAAGCTGTCGGTCGCACTGGCCGTAATCCTGACACTGCTGGTGTGCTTTAGCCGGATTTACCTGGGGGTGCATTACCTGTCTGATGTGCTGGCCGGCTTGCTGCTGGGCGGGGCCTGGCTGCTGGTGGGCATCAGTGTGATGGAGGTGCTGCTGTACCGCAGGCGGCGGCGGTGGCGGAGAACCAACATTTAA
- a CDS encoding HTTM domain-containing protein, producing MKYLERYLRNVFTVDLRALAVMRIWLAGIILTDLSIRASDMEAHYSNMGILPLHVLHQHLWLPHFFSFHTLSGLWQVQLVLFAVAAIAALCLLLGYKTRVATVISWLLLLSLQNRNPLIAQGGDDLLRMLLFWGMFLPWGKYYSVDAVQAEKAGVAPIKTTYFSIATAAYILQVALVYFSTALLKNSPEWTTEGTALYYALSLDQILMPGGRLIYPYPELLRALTHFSYYTELLLPLLLLIPFYNNFFRLVVVGVLAGFHVGISLTLFVGLFYLINLASVTGLLPPPAMDWLDKRLFSSFRSTRLGPFKHPLRHLRRLNFFSVEVRMNRPLLPNHVLPQLRNAFVAVALFYCIWWNLSGTALTPKIPDGSRWFGYVLRLDQHWGMFAPTVFKDDGWYVLEGNTAKGAVIDLNQQGKAADTVKPASVMSLFKNDRWRKYSENYLFVHNSYMRPYYCNYLMRRWNEAHPQQQIKHLDVVYMLEPSLPDYQVATPKREVLCSCANQPE from the coding sequence ATGAAATACCTGGAAAGATACCTGCGCAACGTATTCACCGTAGACCTGCGGGCATTGGCCGTGATGCGGATATGGCTCGCCGGCATTATACTTACAGACCTTTCCATCCGGGCATCTGACATGGAGGCGCACTACTCCAACATGGGGATACTGCCGCTGCATGTGCTGCACCAGCACCTTTGGTTACCGCATTTTTTCTCGTTTCACACACTGAGCGGTTTATGGCAGGTGCAACTGGTGCTGTTTGCAGTGGCAGCCATTGCGGCGTTGTGCCTGCTGCTGGGCTACAAGACCCGCGTTGCCACCGTAATAAGTTGGCTGCTGCTGCTTTCGCTGCAAAACCGCAACCCCCTGATCGCGCAGGGCGGTGATGATCTCCTGCGGATGCTGCTGTTCTGGGGCATGTTTCTGCCGTGGGGCAAGTATTATTCAGTGGATGCCGTACAGGCCGAAAAGGCTGGCGTAGCCCCTATCAAAACAACGTATTTTAGCATTGCCACAGCTGCGTACATCCTGCAGGTGGCCCTGGTATACTTCTCCACGGCACTGCTCAAGAACTCACCCGAGTGGACCACCGAAGGCACAGCGCTTTACTATGCCCTGAGCCTGGACCAGATCCTGATGCCGGGCGGCCGCCTGATTTACCCTTACCCTGAGCTGCTCAGGGCGCTGACGCACTTCTCCTACTACACCGAGCTGCTGCTTCCGCTGTTGCTGCTGATTCCGTTCTACAATAATTTTTTCCGGCTGGTGGTGGTCGGGGTACTGGCAGGCTTCCATGTCGGTATCAGCCTTACCCTGTTCGTTGGGTTGTTTTACCTGATCAACCTGGCCTCGGTTACCGGCCTGTTACCTCCTCCGGCCATGGATTGGCTGGACAAGCGGCTATTCAGCTCCTTCCGCAGCACACGCTTAGGTCCGTTCAAGCATCCGCTCAGGCACCTGCGCCGGCTTAACTTCTTTTCGGTGGAGGTACGCATGAACCGTCCGCTGCTGCCAAACCATGTGTTGCCACAGCTCCGGAACGCCTTTGTGGCGGTCGCCCTGTTTTACTGCATCTGGTGGAACTTAAGCGGCACTGCCCTCACGCCTAAGATACCGGATGGCAGCCGCTGGTTTGGCTATGTGCTTCGCTTAGACCAGCATTGGGGCATGTTTGCCCCTACGGTTTTCAAGGATGATGGCTGGTATGTGCTGGAAGGAAACACAGCCAAAGGCGCCGTGATAGACCTGAACCAGCAAGGCAAAGCCGCAGACACCGTAAAGCCAGCCTCAGTGATGTCGCTGTTCAAGAACGACCGCTGGCGCAAGTACTCAGAGAACTACCTGTTTGTGCACAACTCCTACATGCGACCCTATTACTGCAATTACCTGATGCGCCGCTGGAACGAGGCGCACCCGCAGCAGCAGATAAAGCACCTGGACGTGGTGTATATGCTGGAGCCCTCATTACCGGATTACCAGGTGGCCACGCCCAAACGCGAAGTGCTCTGCAGTTGCGCCAACCAGCCGGAATAG
- a CDS encoding zinc dependent phospholipase C family protein, with amino-acid sequence MMSIRRTHRWLTCFFLLALYLLPLKQAKAYGVLTHQAVVDAAWDKDLVPLLLHRFPEATEEQLQQAHAYAYGGSIIQDMGYFPFGNTFFTDLTHYVRSGDFVENLIGASLTLDEYAFALGALAHYNADIHGHPIGTNEAVAMVYPKVKEEFGSPVTYADDPVSHVKMEFGFDVLQVAQGNYAPEAYKKFIGFEVAPEVLEKAFVKTYGLELKDVFTSLPMAVGSYRYTIKNILPELTKAAWKAKQKDINAARPGATQREFQFRMSRASYHQQWGNCYEKPHIFARATAYIMKVLPKLGPLKPLAFVPPTPEAEEVFMQSFNTTVREYTHMLQQLRSGKARSLPNLQLDTGKPTVPGAYAPADEAYAKLLEELGKTDFKRVAPDLQKNILHFFGSAKATEMEADEQEEHAAALARLKALHQ; translated from the coding sequence ATGATGTCTATACGGAGAACCCACCGCTGGCTTACCTGCTTCTTTTTGCTGGCGCTATACCTGTTGCCTCTAAAGCAAGCGAAAGCCTACGGGGTACTAACACACCAGGCAGTGGTAGACGCGGCCTGGGACAAAGACCTGGTGCCGCTGCTGCTGCACCGATTTCCGGAGGCAACGGAGGAGCAGTTGCAGCAGGCGCACGCCTACGCCTACGGCGGCTCCATCATCCAGGACATGGGTTACTTCCCTTTCGGCAACACCTTCTTCACCGACCTTACCCACTATGTGCGCAGCGGCGATTTCGTGGAGAACCTGATCGGCGCCTCCCTGACCCTGGATGAATATGCCTTTGCCCTTGGTGCGCTGGCGCATTACAACGCCGACATCCACGGCCACCCCATCGGCACGAACGAGGCCGTAGCGATGGTGTACCCCAAAGTAAAAGAGGAGTTCGGAAGCCCGGTTACGTACGCCGATGATCCGGTGTCGCATGTGAAGATGGAGTTTGGGTTTGATGTGCTGCAGGTAGCGCAGGGAAACTACGCTCCGGAGGCCTACAAGAAGTTTATCGGGTTTGAGGTGGCGCCGGAGGTGCTGGAAAAGGCTTTCGTTAAAACCTATGGGCTGGAATTGAAAGATGTTTTCACCAGCTTGCCCATGGCTGTGGGCTCTTACCGCTATACTATAAAAAACATTCTGCCCGAACTTACCAAGGCCGCTTGGAAGGCAAAGCAGAAGGACATAAATGCTGCGCGCCCGGGCGCCACGCAGCGCGAGTTCCAGTTCCGGATGAGCCGCGCCAGCTACCACCAGCAGTGGGGCAACTGCTATGAGAAGCCGCATATCTTTGCGCGGGCGACGGCTTATATCATGAAGGTGCTGCCTAAATTAGGCCCCTTGAAGCCACTGGCTTTTGTGCCGCCCACGCCCGAGGCTGAGGAAGTGTTTATGCAAAGCTTTAACACCACGGTAAGGGAATACACACACATGCTGCAGCAGCTGCGCAGCGGCAAAGCCAGGTCCCTGCCGAACCTGCAACTAGACACCGGCAAGCCCACAGTACCCGGAGCGTACGCACCCGCCGACGAGGCATATGCCAAGCTGCTAGAGGAGCTGGGCAAGACAGACTTTAAGCGGGTGGCACCTGATCTTCAAAAAAATATTTTGCACTTTTTCGGAAGCGCCAAGGCAACCGAAATGGAGGCAGATGAGCAGGAGGAGCATGCAGCGGCATTGGCACGCTTAAAGGCACTGCACCAATAG
- a CDS encoding DUF4864 domain-containing protein: MKKQDNVFDKIMLAIGLLLLVLFWFNFPAIPNPDNLNYITYTSSGAESSYASKWTYIKPDKALSAEQVINIQLRALQQNDRADSGVITVFNFSSPLNRMHLGPLEHFRLMVRDPSYRPMLNFKSYKKGQLVISGKTAYQLVVLEAHDGQQEAFMFILAKQRKGAYKDCWMTEGIARMDQTRDTKVI; this comes from the coding sequence ATGAAGAAGCAAGACAACGTGTTCGATAAGATTATGCTGGCCATTGGCCTGCTGCTGTTGGTGCTGTTCTGGTTTAACTTCCCGGCTATTCCTAACCCCGACAACCTAAACTACATTACATATACCTCCTCTGGTGCAGAAAGCAGTTATGCTTCCAAATGGACGTATATAAAACCGGATAAAGCACTTTCGGCAGAGCAGGTAATAAATATACAGCTGCGTGCGCTGCAGCAAAACGACAGGGCCGACAGCGGCGTGATCACGGTGTTCAATTTTTCATCGCCCTTGAACAGGATGCACCTGGGCCCGCTCGAACACTTTCGCCTGATGGTGCGCGACCCTTCCTACCGTCCTATGCTTAACTTTAAAAGTTACAAAAAAGGACAGTTGGTTATTTCAGGTAAAACAGCCTACCAGTTGGTGGTGCTCGAGGCACACGACGGGCAGCAGGAAGCATTTATGTTTATACTTGCCAAACAGCGTAAGGGTGCTTACAAAGACTGTTGGATGACGGAGGGGATCGCACGCATGGACCAGACCCGGGACACGAAGGTTATCTAA
- the msrA gene encoding peptide-methionine (S)-S-oxide reductase MsrA yields the protein MMESEKKHKTEKATFGAGCFWGIEVTFRNVEGVLDTTVGYMGGHQPDPTYQDVCTGRTGHAEVVQVVYDPAKLNYDQLLQVFWRAHDPTQLNRQGTDVGSQYRSVIFFHSDEQRVMAETTKENWQQSPEFSRREIVTKISPADTFYPAEEYHQQYLVKRGMATCRV from the coding sequence ATGATGGAATCCGAAAAAAAACACAAAACCGAGAAAGCAACCTTTGGCGCTGGCTGCTTTTGGGGTATAGAGGTGACGTTTCGCAACGTGGAGGGTGTTTTGGATACAACGGTGGGCTATATGGGCGGGCACCAGCCGGACCCTACCTACCAGGATGTCTGCACAGGCCGCACGGGCCATGCCGAGGTGGTGCAGGTGGTGTATGATCCTGCAAAACTGAACTACGACCAGTTGCTGCAGGTTTTCTGGCGGGCACACGACCCAACGCAGCTGAACCGCCAGGGTACGGATGTAGGCTCACAGTACCGGTCTGTTATTTTTTTCCACTCCGATGAGCAGCGCGTGATGGCCGAAACCACCAAGGAGAACTGGCAGCAGTCGCCCGAGTTCAGCCGTCGCGAAATCGTGACCAAGATTTCGCCGGCTGACACCTTTTACCCCGCCGAAGAATACCACCAGCAGTACCTCGTAAAGCGGGGAATGGCCACCTGCCGCGTGTAA
- a CDS encoding dipeptidase has protein sequence MSQLTAPRLPIIDMHCDLLVYLADVPESDINKVEEIGCAAPALTEGNVKLQVMAIYSPTGLGSTRYAELQRDMFRQLADRDNCFTAVTDKPLLEQTMQQPQGTGMVVAIENASGLCEQLEPLEDGFKRLEKIIEICGRVLYISFTHHAENRFGGGNNSTKGITRDGKMLLDYLHGRNIAVDMSHTSDALATDILNHIDRERLAIPIIASHSNFRPVWNHERNLPDEITQEIIRRKGLIGMNFLRKFVNTEDPDALLHHIQYGLGKGAEDALCFGADYFYFADEQDQSRFPFYFKEHEQAGTSYSHLLQRLQEQLTPEQLKKLAYQNAQNFIARIWS, from the coding sequence ATGAGCCAACTTACAGCCCCACGCCTCCCCATCATCGACATGCACTGCGACCTGCTCGTGTACCTGGCCGATGTACCTGAATCAGACATAAATAAAGTAGAGGAGATTGGCTGCGCTGCGCCCGCTTTAACCGAAGGGAACGTGAAGTTGCAGGTAATGGCCATTTATTCCCCCACCGGCCTTGGCAGCACCCGTTACGCCGAACTGCAGCGCGACATGTTCAGGCAGCTCGCCGACAGGGACAATTGCTTTACCGCTGTTACCGATAAACCGCTACTTGAGCAAACCATGCAGCAGCCGCAGGGCACGGGCATGGTGGTGGCCATAGAGAATGCCTCCGGCCTATGCGAGCAACTGGAGCCGCTGGAGGATGGGTTTAAACGACTGGAGAAGATAATAGAGATCTGTGGCCGCGTGCTGTACATTAGCTTTACCCACCATGCTGAAAACCGCTTTGGCGGCGGCAATAACTCTACCAAGGGCATCACGCGCGACGGCAAAATGCTGCTCGATTACCTGCACGGCCGCAACATTGCCGTGGACATGTCGCATACCAGCGATGCCCTGGCCACGGATATCCTGAACCACATCGACCGGGAGCGCCTTGCCATTCCTATCATCGCCAGCCACTCCAATTTCCGCCCTGTGTGGAACCACGAACGTAACCTGCCCGATGAAATAACACAGGAGATCATCCGCCGGAAGGGCCTGATCGGAATGAACTTCCTGCGCAAGTTTGTGAACACAGAGGACCCTGATGCGCTGCTGCACCACATACAGTACGGGCTGGGCAAGGGCGCAGAGGATGCGCTTTGCTTTGGTGCCGACTACTTCTACTTTGCCGATGAGCAGGACCAGAGCCGCTTCCCCTTTTACTTTAAGGAGCACGAGCAGGCCGGCACCAGTTACAGCCATTTGCTACAACGCCTGCAGGAGCAGCTAACACCGGAGCAACTCAAAAAGCTCGCCTACCAAAACGCCCAGAATTTTATAGCGCGCATCTGGAGTTAA
- a CDS encoding DUF3616 domain-containing protein, with protein sequence MKDKVILQFDPELGRGAEGKHVRNGLSTAFHSGDNIWLSCDERTTVERLTLQPDGSFGKHKSFDLHEYLDLPAKDNSEIDIEGMGMADNYLWLIGSHSLKRSKPKRHDSIEKQIKRLAKVKNDPNRHLLARIPILKDAESGDYTLHKETDDPDQPGRKLRAAQLHGSKTSSILTEMLQDDAHIAPFMSIPGKDNGFDIEGLAIHGNRIFIGLRGPVLRGWAMVLEVEPEEDEKGMLHLKQLANDKPYRKHFLNIRGKGIRELRFFGEDMYLLAGPTMDLDGVIAIYRWRGALSREQEQLLHHNQLERLCEVPHGTGGNTGKDKAEGLAILDDKRVLVVFDSPTDDRLVGEDGVEADVLRVVE encoded by the coding sequence ATGAAAGACAAAGTTATACTTCAATTCGACCCTGAACTGGGGCGCGGTGCCGAAGGCAAGCATGTGCGCAACGGCCTTTCCACCGCTTTCCACAGTGGCGATAATATCTGGCTGAGCTGTGATGAGCGCACCACTGTCGAGCGGCTGACGCTGCAACCGGACGGCTCCTTCGGCAAGCACAAGTCCTTTGACCTGCACGAGTACCTGGACCTGCCCGCCAAGGACAACAGCGAGATTGATATTGAGGGAATGGGCATGGCCGACAACTACCTGTGGCTTATCGGCTCCCACAGCCTGAAGCGCAGCAAGCCCAAACGCCACGACTCTATTGAGAAGCAGATAAAGCGCCTGGCAAAGGTAAAAAACGATCCGAACCGCCACCTGCTCGCGCGCATTCCTATCCTGAAAGATGCGGAATCTGGTGACTATACTTTGCATAAGGAAACCGATGACCCGGACCAGCCGGGGCGCAAGCTTCGCGCAGCCCAGCTGCACGGAAGTAAAACCAGTAGCATCCTCACCGAAATGCTGCAGGACGACGCGCACATCGCCCCGTTTATGAGCATCCCCGGCAAGGACAACGGCTTTGACATCGAGGGCCTGGCCATACATGGCAATCGCATCTTTATCGGGTTGCGCGGACCGGTGCTGCGGGGCTGGGCCATGGTGCTGGAGGTAGAGCCCGAGGAAGACGAAAAAGGAATGCTGCACCTGAAACAGCTGGCAAACGACAAGCCTTACCGCAAGCACTTCCTGAACATCCGGGGCAAGGGCATTCGGGAGCTGCGCTTTTTTGGGGAGGACATGTACCTGCTGGCTGGGCCCACCATGGATCTGGACGGTGTGATTGCCATCTACCGCTGGCGCGGTGCCCTTAGCAGGGAGCAGGAGCAGCTGCTGCACCACAACCAACTGGAGCGGCTGTGCGAGGTGCCCCACGGCACCGGCGGCAACACCGGAAAGGACAAAGCCGAGGGCCTTGCCATTCTGGATGATAAGCGCGTGCTGGTAGTGTTCGACAGCCCCACCGACGACCGGTTAGTTGGGGAAGATGGCGTGGAGGCCGACGTGCTGCGGGTGGTGGAGTAA